A genomic window from Desulfurella amilsii includes:
- a CDS encoding J domain-containing protein gives MEPYKVLGLTNDASIDEVVRTYRELAKKYHPDLAKDEKEKQYLLNIFQDVTNAYNQIKNSPRNKETISKTEIDSDYSKYLILKVEEFLNKNEFDNALNTLKILEKSQKNAKIFFLFAKTYNAKNYYKQAIDYYRKTLELENYNVEALLGLANCYEKIGLKNTAIKVYYEVLEWDSNNKVALDKLNNLQKKETFFDKLFSSLGSKKDQKTNT, from the coding sequence ATGGAACCTTACAAGGTATTAGGATTAACAAATGATGCTAGCATAGATGAGGTAGTTAGAACTTATAGGGAACTTGCTAAAAAATATCACCCCGATTTAGCAAAAGATGAAAAAGAAAAACAATATTTATTGAATATTTTTCAAGATGTTACAAATGCGTATAACCAAATTAAAAACTCGCCGCGCAACAAAGAAACTATCTCTAAAACTGAAATAGACAGCGATTATTCAAAATACCTTATTTTAAAAGTGGAAGAATTTTTAAATAAAAATGAATTTGATAATGCCCTAAATACACTAAAAATACTCGAAAAAAGCCAAAAAAATGCAAAAATTTTTTTTCTGTTTGCAAAGACATATAATGCAAAAAACTATTACAAACAGGCCATTGACTATTATAGAAAAACATTGGAATTAGAAAACTACAATGTGGAAGCTTTACTTGGACTTGCAAACTGTTATGAAAAAATTGGTTTAAAAAACACGGCGATTAAAGTATATTATGAAGTTTTAGAATGGGACTCCAATAATAAAGTCGCATTAGATAAACTAAATAATTTACAAAAAAAAGAAACATTCTTTGATAAACTATTTTCCAGTTTGGGGAGTAAAAAAGATCAAAAAACTAATACGTAG
- the ligA gene encoding NAD-dependent DNA ligase LigA: MQNQNIKNEIEQLREEINRHNYYYYVLNQPIISDDEYDALIRKLISLEAQYPQFFDENSPTQKVGSDISEKFEKVEHKYRMYSLEDAFSEKEVIEFDNRVKRNLDINDCLAYSVEPKFDGVSVNIIYENGKLKVASTRGDGIIGENITKNIKTLKNLPLVLIVKNPPSFLDVQGEVILTKEEFKKINEYREEIGLALFANPRNAAAGSLKQLDPKETAKRNLKVFVYYIRGIEAYTQPKTQTQSLQILKELGLPVSELNRYCKNIQEAIAYRQTFLKAREELPYEIDGMVFKVDDFSLQEKLSYTSKYPKWAIAFKFPPMQSSTTVEDIIFNVGRTGIVTPVAILKPVKIGGVTISRASLHTFDELFKKDIRIGDYVFVQRAGDVIPEVVSSIPEKRNGKEKHVVKPTNCPVCSSLLQEEGAYLICPNIDCRARIVESLKHFVQKNALNIEGLGDKIIQQLVAKKIVQSVSDIYKLDKNKLLQLDRMGEKLANKILENIEKSKRTTFAKFLYALGIKHVGEFVANKLANNFSLEGLMELKDEEKLMQIEGIGPEIAKSVVAFFKEQRNINTIKNLLENISFIDNKKSTKLLNETFVFTGILGIPRSKAKEIVENLGGVVKDSLSKDTNYLVVGDEPGSKLEKAKKLGILIISEDEFLKLVGNELRD, encoded by the coding sequence ATGCAAAACCAAAATATAAAAAACGAAATTGAACAATTAAGAGAAGAGATCAATCGCCACAACTATTATTACTATGTACTAAACCAACCTATTATTTCTGATGACGAATATGATGCACTTATTAGAAAGTTGATAAGCTTAGAAGCTCAATATCCACAGTTTTTTGATGAAAACTCACCAACTCAAAAAGTTGGATCTGATATTTCCGAAAAATTCGAAAAAGTCGAACACAAATACAGGATGTATTCTCTAGAAGATGCATTTAGCGAAAAAGAAGTGATAGAATTTGACAATAGAGTAAAGCGCAATCTAGATATCAACGATTGTCTTGCATACAGCGTAGAGCCAAAATTCGACGGTGTATCAGTTAATATAATTTACGAAAATGGTAAACTCAAGGTCGCTTCTACAAGGGGCGATGGCATTATAGGAGAAAACATTACAAAAAATATAAAAACATTAAAAAACTTACCGCTTGTTTTAATTGTTAAAAACCCACCTAGTTTTTTGGATGTACAAGGCGAAGTGATACTCACAAAAGAAGAATTTAAAAAGATTAATGAATATAGGGAAGAAATTGGATTAGCGCTTTTTGCAAACCCACGAAACGCAGCAGCTGGTTCCTTAAAACAACTAGATCCTAAAGAGACAGCCAAAAGAAACCTTAAAGTCTTTGTTTACTATATAAGGGGTATTGAAGCCTACACTCAACCAAAAACTCAAACACAAAGCCTTCAAATATTAAAAGAACTGGGTTTGCCTGTTAGTGAGTTAAATAGATATTGCAAAAATATACAAGAGGCTATTGCTTATCGTCAAACATTTTTAAAAGCCAGGGAAGAGTTGCCTTATGAAATTGATGGAATGGTGTTCAAAGTTGACGATTTTTCGCTTCAAGAAAAACTCAGCTACACAAGCAAATATCCCAAATGGGCTATTGCTTTTAAATTTCCTCCCATGCAGTCATCTACTACTGTAGAGGATATAATTTTTAATGTAGGCAGAACAGGTATTGTAACACCAGTTGCAATTTTAAAACCCGTTAAAATCGGTGGCGTAACAATATCAAGGGCAAGTTTGCATACATTTGATGAATTATTTAAAAAGGATATAAGAATAGGAGATTATGTTTTTGTTCAAAGAGCGGGCGATGTAATACCAGAGGTTGTCTCAAGCATACCAGAAAAAAGAAACGGCAAAGAAAAACACGTAGTAAAACCCACTAATTGCCCTGTGTGTAGTTCACTGTTGCAAGAAGAAGGCGCATATTTGATTTGCCCAAATATTGATTGTAGAGCACGAATTGTTGAATCACTTAAGCACTTTGTACAAAAAAATGCTTTAAATATAGAAGGCTTGGGTGATAAAATCATTCAACAACTAGTAGCTAAAAAAATTGTTCAAAGTGTTAGCGATATTTACAAATTAGATAAAAATAAACTATTGCAGCTTGATAGAATGGGCGAAAAACTAGCAAACAAAATATTAGAAAACATAGAAAAAAGCAAAAGAACAACTTTTGCTAAATTTTTATATGCGCTTGGCATAAAGCATGTGGGCGAATTTGTGGCAAATAAACTTGCAAACAATTTTAGTTTAGAAGGGCTAATGGAGCTTAAAGACGAGGAAAAACTTATGCAAATAGAAGGTATTGGTCCAGAGATAGCTAAAAGTGTAGTTGCTTTTTTTAAGGAACAAAGAAATATTAATACAATTAAAAACTTGCTTGAAAATATTAGTTTTATTGATAATAAAAAATCCACTAAACTGCTCAATGAAACATTTGTTTTTACTGGAATATTAGGTATACCAAGAAGTAAAGCAAAAGAGATTGTAGAAAATCTCGGCGGCGTTGTCAAAGATAGCCTATCAAAAGATACAAACTATTTAGTTGTTGGAGATGAACCTGGAAGCAAGCTTGAAAAAGCAAAAAAATTAGGCATTTTGATAATTAGCGAAGATGAGTTTTTAAAGTTGGTTGGCAATGAATTACGAGATTGA
- a CDS encoding TolC family protein, with protein MHLRKTLFSISVLALFANTSYALSLSEVQSLSSNNNYQIKQYESLYESSKESKQSAFKNFLPNLSTNYSYTRLDQPPYQIANGNKLIMGSVNNYQWNVTITQPLFTGFYLLNKYKYAKYNESFSQANLEVIRNQIITNAKNAYFNVLYNQKILETRQLAVAQYESHLKDAESFYKQGLIPKVDLLKSQVAYSNAKQELKQAYANLTNAIA; from the coding sequence ATGCACCTTAGAAAAACCCTGTTTTCCATATCGGTCTTAGCTTTATTTGCAAATACTTCTTACGCTTTATCTTTAAGCGAAGTACAGTCTTTAAGCTCAAACAACAACTATCAGATAAAGCAGTACGAATCGCTCTATGAGTCTTCAAAAGAGTCAAAGCAAAGTGCTTTTAAAAACTTTTTGCCAAACCTATCTACAAATTACTCATATACAAGACTTGATCAGCCACCATACCAGATTGCAAACGGCAATAAATTGATTATGGGCTCTGTTAATAACTATCAGTGGAATGTTACAATAACACAGCCTTTATTTACAGGCTTTTATCTGTTAAACAAGTACAAGTATGCAAAGTACAATGAATCATTCTCTCAGGCAAACCTAGAAGTAATAAGAAACCAAATTATAACAAATGCAAAAAATGCTTACTTCAACGTCCTATATAACCAAAAGATACTAGAAACTAGGCAGCTTGCTGTTGCCCAGTATGAATCACACTTAAAAGACGCAGAAAGTTTCTATAAACAAGGTCTTATCCCAAAAGTAGACTTACTAAAATCACAAGTAGCCTACTCAAATGCAAAGCAAGAGCTAAAACAAGCTTATGCTAACTTAACAAACGCTATAGCTCA
- a CDS encoding amino acid permease, with product MGVFMSNQTQESYLKENLKRDLKNRHIQLIALGSAIGVGLFLGSATGIKFTGPSLILSYILVGLIVFVVLRALGEIAVVYPVSGSFSAWADHIMGPLAGYITGWTYWFMWTVTVMAEITAVGIYVTYWFPSVPQWIPALISVTLITLLNLIAVKVYGETEFWFSIIKIVTILFFIVVGAFIIFFGIGNHGIPTGFSNLYKYGGFFPNGLKGFLFSLIIVVYAYLGIEIVAVTAGEAQNPGTTLPSAIDKVIYRIILFYALPMIVILSIYPWFKIGTFGSPFVESFSKLGIAAAASIINFVVITAALSSTNGGLFATGRMLYSLSLQKNAPSAFSKLSNNKVPYIGIIFSSIVMLIGVILNYFIPKQVFTIITSVATTGALYVWLLILVMHMKFRKSLKESKLPKYHLPFYPILNILCIVFLVLVIIVMAFMPDGRIALYVAIPWFGILTAAYYIFGLDKKNKSNI from the coding sequence ATGGGGGTGTTCATGTCAAACCAAACGCAAGAAAGCTACCTTAAAGAAAACTTAAAAAGAGACCTAAAAAATCGTCACATCCAATTAATTGCTTTAGGATCTGCAATTGGCGTAGGTTTATTTTTGGGCTCTGCAACGGGTATAAAATTTACCGGCCCATCACTAATTTTATCTTATATATTGGTTGGTTTAATTGTTTTTGTTGTTTTGAGAGCACTTGGCGAGATTGCTGTGGTTTATCCTGTCTCTGGAAGCTTTAGCGCATGGGCAGATCATATAATGGGTCCATTAGCTGGTTATATTACTGGGTGGACTTACTGGTTTATGTGGACAGTTACAGTCATGGCAGAAATCACAGCTGTAGGTATATATGTTACCTATTGGTTTCCAAGCGTGCCTCAGTGGATACCTGCACTTATATCTGTAACCTTGATCACTCTATTAAACCTTATTGCAGTAAAAGTTTATGGAGAAACTGAATTTTGGTTTTCAATTATAAAAATAGTAACAATTTTATTTTTTATAGTAGTAGGAGCCTTTATAATATTTTTTGGTATTGGCAATCACGGTATTCCGACTGGGTTTAGTAATTTATACAAATATGGTGGTTTTTTTCCAAATGGCTTAAAAGGTTTTTTATTTTCTTTAATAATTGTAGTCTATGCTTATTTGGGTATAGAAATTGTGGCAGTTACTGCTGGAGAAGCACAGAACCCAGGCACTACATTGCCATCTGCAATTGATAAAGTAATCTACAGAATAATTTTGTTTTACGCTTTACCAATGATTGTAATACTGTCAATATACCCCTGGTTTAAAATCGGCACATTTGGAAGCCCGTTTGTGGAAAGTTTCTCAAAACTAGGCATAGCTGCAGCTGCAAGCATTATAAATTTTGTGGTTATTACAGCTGCACTTTCTAGCACAAATGGTGGCTTGTTTGCAACAGGCAGAATGCTCTATTCTCTTTCTCTCCAAAAAAACGCTCCATCGGCCTTTTCAAAATTAAGCAACAATAAAGTACCATATATAGGAATTATTTTTTCTTCAATTGTAATGCTTATTGGCGTAATATTAAACTATTTTATACCAAAACAAGTATTTACAATTATAACAAGTGTAGCTACAACAGGCGCTTTGTATGTGTGGTTGCTCATACTCGTTATGCATATGAAATTTAGAAAATCTTTGAAAGAAAGTAAGTTACCAAAATACCATTTGCCTTTTTATCCGATTTTAAATATTTTGTGTATTGTCTTTTTAGTTTTAGTAATCATAGTAATGGCATTTATGCCAGATGGCAGGATTGCTTTGTATGTAGCAATACCGTGGTTTGGAATACTAACTGCAGCTTATTATATTTTTGGACTTGATAAGAAAAATAAAAGTAATATTTAA
- the rimP gene encoding ribosome maturation factor RimP — translation MNVFEETLTKILKSSIEAMGYELYDLTYSKSSKRGKLTVYIDRQSGVSLNDCEVVSKHISVVLDVENVMEESYILEVSSPGINRNLKTKKHYEDSIGKECIINLFNPIDNKKNIEGQIISVTDRGVEVKSDQVVVYIDFNDIKKAKLNLI, via the coding sequence ATGAATGTTTTTGAAGAGACTCTTACAAAAATTTTAAAAAGTTCAATAGAAGCTATGGGTTATGAATTATATGATTTAACATATTCAAAAAGCTCTAAAAGAGGAAAACTGACCGTTTATATAGACAGACAAAGCGGCGTTAGTTTAAATGACTGTGAAGTGGTAAGTAAACATATCTCAGTTGTACTTGATGTCGAAAATGTTATGGAAGAAAGCTACATACTTGAAGTTTCAAGTCCAGGCATAAATAGAAACCTAAAAACAAAAAAACACTATGAAGATTCAATTGGCAAAGAGTGTATTATTAACCTATTTAATCCAATTGATAATAAAAAAAACATAGAAGGACAGATTATAAGTGTAACCGATAGAGGCGTTGAAGTAAAAAGCGATCAGGTAGTAGTTTATATTGACTTTAATGATATTAAAAAAGCTAAACTGAACTTAATTTAG
- a CDS encoding 50S ribosomal protein L11 methyltransferase: protein MKIVEAGDFEIYNIKRSTIPIVLNCNAFGSGEHETTRSCLEIISKLDFSNKTILDIGAGTGILSFASLKKGAKQAICFDISFEACKNLKENAHYNCLNNIYSVCSTIDAINSQYDVIFANIYSSIILSNVNNIDKLLKEEGLLIASGINYEYNFETRHEFEKLGYETQEVKFLEDYVTMVLKKCKTKI from the coding sequence ATGAAAATAGTTGAAGCAGGTGATTTTGAAATCTATAATATCAAGCGTAGTACGATACCTATTGTTTTAAATTGTAACGCATTTGGCAGCGGCGAACATGAAACTACAAGAAGCTGCTTAGAAATTATCTCAAAACTCGACTTTTCTAACAAAACAATCCTTGACATAGGCGCTGGCACAGGAATTTTGAGTTTTGCAAGCCTCAAAAAAGGTGCAAAACAAGCAATTTGCTTTGATATTAGCTTTGAAGCTTGCAAAAACTTAAAAGAAAATGCACATTACAATTGCTTAAACAATATTTACTCAGTATGTTCTACAATTGATGCAATAAATTCTCAGTATGACGTAATTTTTGCAAATATTTATTCTAGTATAATTTTGTCAAATGTTAATAACATTGATAAATTACTAAAGGAAGAAGGCTTACTTATTGCATCTGGTATCAATTATGAATATAATTTCGAAACAAGGCACGAATTTGAAAAATTGGGTTATGAAACACAAGAAGTTAAATTTTTAGAAGATTATGTTACAATGGTGTTGAAGAAATGCAAAACCAAAATATAA
- the cysS gene encoding cysteine--tRNA ligase — protein sequence MLKVFNTQTRKIEDFVPLNDNIVTMYVCGVTVYDYCHVGHARSAICFDVIYRYLLYRGYEVKFVKNFTDIDDKIINKANEEHKPFDAISEKYIKEFYTDMNAIGIKKPSFEPKATMHINDIIVFISKLIEKGFAYESDGDVYYSVSKFESYGKLSHKKIEDLKSGARVDINEKKKDPLDFALWKKSKPNEPSWDSPWGKGRPGWHIECSVMSMYYLGETIDIHGGGEDLVFPHHENEIAQSEALSGKQFVRYWIHNGFIKINNEKMSKSLGNFFTIRDVLKEFNGETLRYYMLLTHYRNPIEFLYDGLLAAKETLNRYYSFLMRLDNTQFQYENDKLDSLETLISNFERAMNNDFNTPQAIAEVFNCIKEFNLYLDNCQKSNKTPALELKEKFLNFMSKVACVLGVFDKSYKEWFNVEQNQWIDEKIEQRNKAKKEKNYALADSIRNELSNAGIVLEDRKDKTIWKKVK from the coding sequence ATGCTAAAAGTATTTAATACTCAAACAAGAAAAATAGAAGATTTTGTGCCGCTTAACGACAATATTGTTACAATGTATGTTTGTGGCGTAACTGTTTACGACTACTGCCATGTAGGACATGCAAGAAGCGCCATATGTTTTGATGTAATATATAGATATTTGTTGTATAGAGGCTATGAGGTAAAATTTGTTAAAAATTTTACCGATATTGATGATAAGATAATAAACAAAGCAAATGAAGAACATAAACCATTTGATGCAATTAGTGAAAAATATATTAAAGAATTTTACACGGATATGAATGCGATAGGCATTAAAAAACCTTCATTTGAACCAAAAGCAACGATGCACATAAATGATATAATAGTATTTATCTCAAAATTAATAGAAAAAGGGTTCGCTTATGAATCAGATGGCGATGTCTATTATAGCGTAAGCAAATTTGAATCTTATGGCAAATTGTCTCACAAAAAAATTGAAGATTTAAAGTCTGGTGCAAGGGTAGATATAAACGAAAAAAAGAAAGACCCTTTAGATTTTGCTTTGTGGAAAAAATCAAAGCCCAATGAACCAAGCTGGGATTCACCGTGGGGCAAAGGTAGGCCCGGATGGCATATTGAGTGTTCTGTTATGAGCATGTATTATCTAGGTGAGACAATAGATATACATGGCGGTGGTGAGGATCTGGTTTTCCCACACCATGAAAATGAGATAGCCCAAAGTGAAGCTTTAAGCGGGAAACAGTTTGTAAGATACTGGATACATAATGGATTTATTAAAATAAATAATGAAAAGATGTCAAAGTCTTTAGGTAATTTTTTTACGATTAGGGACGTTCTAAAGGAGTTTAACGGTGAGACACTTAGATACTATATGCTCCTCACACACTATAGAAATCCAATAGAGTTTTTGTATGATGGGTTGCTTGCCGCCAAAGAAACGCTAAATCGATACTATTCATTTTTAATGAGGCTTGATAACACTCAATTTCAATATGAAAATGACAAATTAGACTCACTTGAAACATTAATTTCAAATTTTGAAAGAGCTATGAATAATGATTTTAATACGCCTCAAGCCATAGCTGAAGTTTTTAATTGTATAAAAGAATTTAACCTTTATCTGGATAATTGCCAAAAAAGCAATAAAACGCCAGCTCTTGAATTAAAAGAAAAATTTCTAAATTTTATGTCTAAAGTAGCTTGCGTGTTAGGAGTATTTGATAAATCATACAAAGAATGGTTTAATGTTGAACAAAATCAATGGATTGACGAAAAAATTGAACAACGCAATAAAGCAAAAAAAGAAAAAAACTACGCTCTTGCAGATAGCATACGCAATGAGCTATCAAATGCTGGCATTGTTTTAGAAGATCGCAAAGACAAAACTATATGGAAAAAAGTAAAATAA
- a CDS encoding sigma-70 family RNA polymerase sigma factor — translation MEKSKIKFKEKDTEVKDSINQYLDEISKISILTKEEEIELAKKIQKGDKEAIKKLVKHNLRFVVSVAQKYKNFGVPLSDLINEGNIGLIKAASKFDPDKNIKFISYAVWWIKQAILKTLSEQTSPIKIPVKARAKSSKLNYIKDAYFREFGEEMDNEVASKVSGFSEKEINDIEAGRLKFNSLDKAIGEDSDNSLLDVLEDENVSVEDNYVYESSVSAIKKLLKQLPKRQQDIIKMRFGLDLDRRYTLDEIGEKYHISKERVRQIEKEALNKLKKMFDR, via the coding sequence ATGGAAAAAAGTAAAATAAAATTTAAAGAAAAAGATACAGAAGTTAAAGATTCAATCAATCAATATTTAGATGAAATATCAAAAATATCCATTTTAACAAAAGAAGAAGAAATTGAACTAGCAAAAAAAATCCAAAAAGGTGATAAAGAGGCTATAAAAAAACTTGTAAAACATAACTTAAGGTTTGTAGTATCCGTTGCTCAAAAGTACAAAAATTTTGGCGTACCACTTTCGGACTTAATCAATGAAGGTAATATTGGCTTGATTAAAGCAGCATCAAAGTTTGATCCAGATAAAAACATAAAATTTATATCATATGCTGTATGGTGGATAAAACAAGCTATCTTAAAAACATTAAGCGAGCAGACATCACCTATTAAGATCCCTGTTAAAGCAAGAGCAAAATCAAGCAAATTAAACTATATCAAAGATGCATACTTTAGAGAATTCGGTGAAGAAATGGATAATGAAGTAGCTTCCAAAGTCAGTGGCTTTAGTGAAAAAGAAATTAATGATATTGAAGCTGGTAGGTTAAAATTTAACTCACTAGATAAAGCAATAGGTGAAGATAGTGACAATAGCCTACTGGATGTTTTGGAAGATGAGAATGTGTCTGTGGAAGATAACTATGTTTATGAATCAAGCGTTAGCGCTATAAAAAAACTTTTAAAACAGTTACCCAAAAGGCAGCAGGATATTATAAAAATGCGTTTTGGACTTGATTTAGATAGACGCTATACATTAGATGAAATTGGAGAAAAATACCATATATCAAAAGAAAGGGTTAGGCAAATCGAAAAAGAAGCCCTAAATAAACTTAAAAAAATGTTTGATAGATGA
- a CDS encoding sigma-70 family RNA polymerase sigma factor → MNSNKPYFNEEQIEYFYPIVKRMVRKIVVKMPESYDEEDFVQIGMMGLLKAIDNIDITKDENAFYKYALLKVRGAILDKLRSVDLVSRYTRDKLKSISKAHKDFLKENIFDASEKSVAKKAGISMKEYYKAMFELSNLDIVSLDNIIEDEISLQESIEDKNIKSAIEVIEKNERLGILKKALSKLTKIELDVLSMYYYEDFSVKEIARIIKKTQSRVSQIKINAIIKLKHLIEQEYINRKIN, encoded by the coding sequence ATGAATTCAAATAAACCGTACTTTAACGAAGAGCAAATTGAATATTTCTACCCTATTGTCAAAAGAATGGTTAGAAAAATCGTTGTTAAAATGCCAGAATCTTATGATGAAGAGGATTTCGTCCAGATTGGCATGATGGGACTTTTAAAAGCTATTGACAATATCGACATAACAAAAGACGAAAACGCCTTTTATAAATATGCATTATTAAAAGTAAGAGGCGCTATACTTGATAAATTACGCAGTGTGGATTTAGTGTCTAGATACACAAGAGACAAATTAAAAAGTATATCCAAAGCACACAAAGATTTTTTAAAAGAAAATATATTTGATGCATCAGAAAAAAGTGTTGCAAAAAAAGCTGGTATATCAATGAAAGAATACTACAAAGCGATGTTTGAGCTATCTAACCTAGATATCGTCAGTTTGGATAACATAATAGAAGATGAAATAAGCTTGCAAGAATCAATAGAAGACAAAAATATTAAATCGGCAATTGAAGTTATCGAAAAAAATGAACGCTTAGGGATCTTAAAAAAAGCTTTAAGCAAACTTACAAAAATTGAGCTTGATGTTTTATCTATGTATTACTACGAAGACTTTAGCGTCAAAGAAATTGCCCGAATAATAAAAAAGACACAAAGCCGTGTCTCTCAGATTAAAATAAATGCCATTATAAAGCTGAAACATCTAATTGAGCAAGAGTATATAAATCGCAAAATTAATTAA
- a CDS encoding tetratricopeptide repeat protein, which translates to MSKKLFLLFVLVLLSSCASNQQINNINDRLGKIESAISKNTSDLNKIKPKVSEVEEKLNILAKKINTLENNTNSTKKVKISQKTIVEANLDNNTNDITSKIPPASVVFSNETQEKLENKQIKETEEEKPKEAIESKLQPPSVEALKSYENALAIYMKRDFAGALDKFLQFLNNYPHTTLEQNAYFWIGNSYYNLNDYGKALNYFSVCLNNFSKKPTSDGGKTDACIFMLYKTYKSMGNTQKAYDCLMQLKREYPVNPYFEFRGVKN; encoded by the coding sequence ATGAGTAAAAAATTGTTTCTGTTATTTGTGTTAGTTTTGTTGTCTTCTTGTGCCTCCAACCAACAGATAAATAATATAAATGATAGGTTGGGAAAAATTGAAAGTGCCATAAGTAAAAATACATCGGATCTAAATAAAATAAAACCAAAAGTAAGCGAGGTTGAAGAAAAATTAAATATACTTGCCAAAAAAATAAATACGCTAGAAAATAACACAAATTCAACAAAGAAAGTGAAAATTTCGCAAAAAACAATCGTTGAAGCTAACCTTGACAACAACACAAACGACATAACAAGCAAAATTCCTCCAGCAAGCGTCGTATTTTCAAATGAAACTCAAGAAAAACTTGAAAATAAACAAATCAAAGAAACTGAAGAAGAAAAACCCAAAGAAGCAATAGAATCAAAATTACAACCACCATCTGTTGAAGCTTTAAAATCTTATGAAAATGCCCTTGCCATATATATGAAGAGAGATTTTGCTGGAGCATTAGATAAATTCTTACAATTTTTGAATAATTACCCACATACGACATTAGAGCAAAATGCATACTTTTGGATAGGAAATAGCTATTACAATCTAAATGATTATGGCAAGGCTTTAAATTATTTTTCTGTTTGTCTTAATAATTTTTCTAAAAAACCTACATCTGATGGTGGTAAAACGGATGCTTGTATATTTATGCTTTACAAAACTTACAAATCAATGGGAAATACCCAAAAAGCCTATGATTGCTTGATGCAGTTAAAAAGAGAGTATCCTGTAAATCCGTATTTTGAGTTTAGAGGTGTAAAAAACTGA
- a CDS encoding DUF2062 domain-containing protein yields the protein MINYFPVWGVKKIKKLIRSLFALKDTPKKIALSFAIGVFISITPTFGFHTILALIIAFVFKLNKISLIVGTLLNNPWTTVFVYAIAYKIGAILLNAKLNVVNNFSVNFLLHKGFHIYLITWLGSLVLAIPVSIFFYIIVKFALEKRKNAQAKEVA from the coding sequence TTGATAAACTATTTTCCAGTTTGGGGAGTAAAAAAGATCAAAAAACTAATACGTAGCCTATTTGCACTTAAAGATACACCAAAAAAAATTGCACTTTCATTTGCCATAGGAGTTTTTATTTCTATAACACCAACTTTCGGTTTTCATACAATACTTGCGCTTATTATTGCCTTTGTATTTAAACTAAATAAAATCTCTCTAATCGTTGGGACATTGTTAAACAACCCATGGACCACAGTTTTCGTTTATGCAATAGCATATAAAATTGGTGCCATTTTGCTAAATGCTAAGCTTAATGTAGTAAACAACTTTTCTGTAAATTTTTTATTACATAAAGGCTTTCATATTTACTTAATAACATGGCTTGGAAGTTTAGTATTAGCAATTCCAGTATCTATATTTTTTTATATAATTGTTAAATTTGCACTTGAAAAGCGCAAAAACGCTCAAGCCAAAGAGGTTGCATGA
- a CDS encoding UDP-2,3-diacylglucosamine diphosphatase, translated as MKLLFLSDVHYKHNEIFLDFLGSIYKKYDRIYIVGDLFEFYYGYDFLFCHQSKLVELLRKISDEKKVYLFEGNHEYKLEAIKKFLPNVEIVKKELIENIDTKLFYIEHGDCIDKKDKTYRIFRNILKNSFTLKVLKLISPVFLLKLADIASKISKNNVKNKALRRTDFALEEFATQLIKKGFDYVILAHTHNPLLKTIDNSVYANIGDFCEHFTYVEYDKTLTMKEYHYENS; from the coding sequence ATGAAACTGCTTTTTTTGTCTGATGTTCATTATAAACACAATGAAATATTTTTGGATTTTTTAGGTTCAATTTACAAAAAATATGATAGAATTTACATAGTTGGTGATTTGTTTGAGTTTTATTATGGTTATGATTTTTTGTTTTGCCATCAATCAAAGCTTGTTGAGCTTTTAAGAAAAATATCGGATGAAAAAAAAGTATACTTATTTGAGGGCAATCACGAGTACAAGCTAGAAGCTATAAAGAAATTTTTGCCAAACGTTGAAATTGTTAAAAAGGAGTTGATAGAAAATATTGATACAAAACTATTTTATATAGAACACGGCGACTGCATTGATAAAAAGGACAAAACATATCGGATTTTTAGAAATATTCTTAAAAATTCTTTTACGCTTAAAGTACTAAAACTTATCTCTCCTGTTTTTCTACTTAAACTTGCCGATATAGCTTCAAAAATCAGCAAAAACAACGTAAAAAACAAGGCATTAAGAAGAACGGATTTTGCTTTAGAAGAATTTGCAACTCAATTAATAAAAAAAGGTTTTGATTATGTTATACTGGCCCACACGCACAACCCATTATTAAAAACTATCGATAATAGCGTTTATGCAAATATTGGCGATTTTTGCGAACATTTTACATATGTAGAATACGATAAAACTTTAACAATGAAGGAATACCATTATGAAAATAGTTGA